The following proteins are co-located in the Primulina tabacum isolate GXHZ01 chromosome 11, ASM2559414v2, whole genome shotgun sequence genome:
- the LOC142518669 gene encoding LOB domain-containing protein 30-like — MSTANVPGSSTEAGGGGSGGGGGGGGGGGGGGGPCGACKFLRRKCVAGCIFAPYFDSEQGAAHFAAVHKVFGASNVSKLLLHIPVHKRLDSVVTICYEAQSRLRDPVYGCVAHIFALQQQVVNLQAELSYLQAHLATLELPPPPPAPQQPPPLLMPSAFSISDLPTSSISPVTYDLSSLFDPTILNPWNSLQVQQRQQINNPRQFSSAAAGSSPEIPSSDSAAGDGDLQELARELLNRHANQTVTCRNHASTMPPQPR; from the exons ATGAGTACAGCGAATGTTCCTGGCAGTAGCACAGAAGCAGGGGGTGGAGGaagcggtggaggaggaggaggaggaggcggAGGCGGGGGCGGCGGAGGGCCTTGTGGAGCATGCAAGTTCTTGAGGAGGAAGTGCGTGGCAGGGTGCATATTTGCGCCATATTTCGACTCGGAGCAAGGAGCAGCTCATTTCGCGGCGGTTCACAAGGTGTTTGGCGCCAGTAATGTGTCTAAGCTACTGCTTCACATCCCGGTACACAAGCGGCTCGACTCGGTTGTTACCATTTGTTACGAGGCTCAATCCCGGCTCCGGGACCCTGTTTATGGCTGTGTTGCTCATATCTTTGCTCTTCAGCAACAG GTGGTGAACTTACAAGCGGAACTCTCCTACCTGCAAGCGCACCTAGCCACCCTCGAGCTCCCACCTCCACCACCAGCGCCGCAGCAGCCGCCACCGCTTCTCATGCCTTCCGCCTTCTCTATATCGGACTTACCCACATCTTCAATATCCCCTGTAACGTACGACTTATCCTCACTTTTCGATCCAACGATACTGAACCCGTGGAACTCCCTCCAAGTACAGCAGCGGCAGCAGATCAACAACCCACGACAGTTTTCATCCGCCGCCGCTGGATCGTCTCCGGAGATACCATCATCTGACTCCGCCGCAGGAGACGGGGATCTTCAAGAACTAGCTCGGGAGCTCCTTAATAGACATGCAAATCAGACAGTTACTTGCAGAAACCATGCTTCAACTATGCCACCACAGCCCagataa